From a region of the Streptomyces sp. NBC_01454 genome:
- the folP gene encoding dihydropteroate synthase, protein MLRLGNREFGAHEPVIMAIVNRTPDSFYDQGATFRDEPALARVEQAVADGAAIIDIGGVKAGPGEEVTAEEEARRTVGFVAEVRRRFPDVVISVDTWRHEVGEAVCEAGADLLNDAWGGVDPQLAEVAARHGVGLVCTHAGGAEPRTRPHRVTYDDVMADILRVTCQLAERAVALGVRRDAVLIDPGHDFGKNTRHSLEATRRLGEMAETGWPVLVSLSNKDFVGETLDRPVKERVLGTLATTAVSAWLGARVYRVHEVAETRQVLDMVASIAGHRPPAVARRGLA, encoded by the coding sequence ATGCTGCGGCTGGGGAATCGCGAGTTCGGGGCGCACGAGCCGGTGATCATGGCCATCGTCAACCGGACGCCGGACTCGTTCTACGACCAGGGCGCCACGTTCCGTGACGAGCCCGCGCTGGCCCGCGTGGAGCAGGCCGTGGCCGACGGCGCCGCGATCATCGACATCGGCGGGGTCAAGGCCGGCCCCGGCGAGGAGGTCACCGCCGAGGAGGAGGCCCGCCGCACGGTCGGGTTCGTGGCCGAGGTGCGCCGGCGCTTCCCCGACGTGGTGATCAGCGTCGACACCTGGCGGCACGAGGTCGGCGAGGCGGTCTGCGAGGCCGGCGCGGATCTGCTCAACGACGCCTGGGGCGGCGTCGATCCCCAGCTCGCGGAGGTGGCGGCGCGCCACGGCGTGGGCCTGGTGTGCACGCACGCGGGCGGCGCCGAGCCGCGCACCCGGCCGCACCGGGTCACCTATGACGACGTGATGGCGGACATCCTCCGGGTGACCTGTCAACTGGCCGAACGCGCCGTCGCGTTGGGCGTCCGGCGGGACGCGGTCCTGATCGACCCGGGGCACGACTTCGGCAAGAACACCCGGCACAGCCTGGAGGCGACCCGGCGGCTGGGCGAGATGGCGGAGACCGGCTGGCCGGTGCTGGTGTCGCTGTCCAACAAGGACTTCGTCGGCGAGACCCTCGACCGGCCGGTCAAGGAGCGGGTGCTCGGCACCCTGGCGACCACCGCCGTCTCGGCCTGGCTGGGCGCACGCGTCTACCGCGTCCACGAGGTCGCCGAGACCCGGCAGGTGCTGGACATGGTGGCCTCGATCGCCGGCCACCGGCCCCCCGCGGTCGCCCGCCGGGGGCTGGCCTGA
- a CDS encoding O-methyltransferase, with protein MRQLRGQERAITGNRQTILAFAEAYGAGTIDEAAEAALSWARDRAQEAGIRTVTNGTGAALRLLAAAADAKAVAEIGTGTGVSGIHLLHGMRPDGVLTTVDLEPERQACAKQAFRAAGFAGNRARFIPGSALDVLPRLADGGYDLVFCDGDLLEYLEYLAESLRLLRPGGLVCFEGVFADGRTVDSAMQPAEVLRLRELLRAVRESAALVPALLPVGDGLLCAVKRG; from the coding sequence TTGCGTCAACTACGGGGACAGGAGAGGGCCATTACCGGCAACCGGCAGACGATCTTGGCATTTGCCGAGGCGTACGGCGCCGGGACCATCGACGAAGCCGCCGAGGCCGCCCTGAGCTGGGCTCGTGACCGTGCGCAGGAGGCCGGCATCCGTACGGTGACCAACGGCACCGGCGCGGCCCTGCGCCTGCTCGCCGCCGCCGCGGACGCCAAGGCCGTCGCCGAGATCGGCACCGGCACGGGCGTGTCGGGCATCCATCTCCTGCACGGCATGCGCCCCGACGGGGTGCTGACCACCGTGGACCTCGAACCCGAGCGGCAGGCGTGCGCCAAGCAGGCGTTCCGCGCCGCGGGCTTCGCCGGCAACCGCGCCCGCTTCATCCCCGGCAGCGCCCTGGACGTCCTGCCCCGCCTCGCGGACGGCGGCTACGACCTCGTCTTCTGCGACGGCGACCTGCTGGAGTACCTGGAATACCTCGCTGAATCGTTGCGTCTGCTGCGCCCCGGCGGCCTGGTCTGCTTCGAGGGCGTCTTCGCGGACGGCCGTACGGTCGACTCGGCGATGCAGCCCGCGGAGGTGCTGCGGCTGCGGGAGCTGTTGCGGGCCGTTCGGGAGAGCGCGGCGCTGGTACCGGCGCTGCTGCCGGTCGGCGACGGACTGCTCTGCGCGGTCAAACGCGGCTGA
- a CDS encoding sec-independent translocase codes for MFFDIGPLELVALVILAVLIFGPDKLPKVIQDVMSFIRKVRAFSDSAKEDIRSELGPDFKDFEFEDLKPKNFVRKHVLEKDEYGLKDLQEIRNGFDLKKEMAEVTDAVNGHDGASSATPSNGSGPSLSKGSPAASAGGPDLRKQPQSPESGERPPFDADAT; via the coding sequence GTGTTCTTCGACATAGGACCCCTCGAGCTGGTCGCGCTCGTGATCCTTGCCGTGCTCATCTTCGGTCCGGACAAGCTCCCCAAGGTCATCCAGGACGTCATGAGCTTCATCCGCAAGGTGCGGGCGTTCTCCGACAGCGCCAAGGAGGACATCCGCAGCGAGCTGGGCCCGGACTTCAAGGACTTCGAGTTCGAAGACCTCAAGCCCAAGAACTTCGTGCGCAAGCACGTCCTGGAGAAGGACGAGTACGGCCTCAAGGACCTTCAGGAGATCCGTAACGGCTTCGACCTGAAGAAGGAGATGGCCGAGGTCACCGACGCCGTCAACGGCCATGACGGCGCGTCGTCCGCCACGCCCTCGAACGGCTCAGGTCCCAGCCTGTCCAAGGGGTCCCCGGCAGCCTCCGCCGGCGGCCCTGACCTGCGAAAGCAGCCGCAGAGCCCGGAGAGCGGCGAGCGTCCGCCGTTCGACGCGGACGCCACCTGA
- a CDS encoding heavy metal transporter yields MSAQPSSSPSRARLWRTAAAVAVLLGLAGYLVVQYVTGGPGAPHCTVRAEDGSKEYELSPEQAANAATISAVASSRGLPERAVTIALATAMQESGLRNIEFGDRDSVGLFQQRPSQDWGTVQQIMDPVYAAGEFYRHLAKVPGYSRLPLTVAAQKVQHSGFPQAYAKHEANAARLTGALTGRSQGAMTCAESGPMNAQAGGAAKVREKLVREFGREVLPGAAAAAGHAAGQGRDVTIPVRQSGPAAGEAPRRGWELATWAMAHSAELRIEQISYAGRTWSAADSGKGWQTKPAASPAAAHDVRIITAQ; encoded by the coding sequence GTGTCCGCCCAGCCCTCGTCCTCCCCGTCCCGTGCCCGCCTGTGGCGCACCGCCGCAGCCGTCGCCGTGCTTCTCGGACTGGCCGGCTATCTCGTGGTGCAGTACGTCACCGGCGGTCCGGGGGCGCCGCACTGCACGGTGCGCGCCGAGGACGGCTCCAAGGAGTACGAGCTGTCGCCGGAGCAGGCCGCGAATGCCGCGACGATCTCGGCCGTGGCGTCCTCGCGCGGACTGCCGGAGCGGGCGGTGACCATCGCGCTGGCGACCGCGATGCAGGAGTCGGGGCTGCGCAACATCGAATTCGGCGACCGGGACTCGGTCGGGCTCTTCCAGCAGCGGCCGTCCCAGGACTGGGGCACCGTGCAGCAGATCATGGACCCCGTGTACGCGGCCGGGGAGTTCTACCGGCATCTGGCGAAGGTGCCCGGGTACTCCCGGCTGCCGCTGACCGTCGCCGCCCAAAAGGTGCAGCACAGCGGCTTTCCGCAGGCTTATGCCAAGCACGAGGCGAATGCCGCGCGGCTGACCGGGGCGCTCACGGGCCGCTCTCAGGGCGCCATGACCTGCGCCGAGAGCGGGCCGATGAACGCGCAGGCGGGCGGCGCCGCCAAGGTGCGGGAGAAGCTGGTGCGGGAGTTCGGCCGGGAGGTGCTCCCGGGGGCGGCCGCTGCCGCCGGTCACGCGGCCGGTCAGGGGCGCGACGTGACGATACCGGTACGGCAGTCCGGTCCGGCGGCGGGCGAAGCCCCGCGGCGCGGCTGGGAGCTGGCGACGTGGGCCATGGCGCACTCCGCCGAGCTGCGCATCGAACAGATCTCTTACGCCGGGCGGACGTGGAGCGCGGCCGATTCCGGGAAGGGCTGGCAGACGAAGCCGGCCGCCTCCCCGGCGGCGGCCCACGACGTTCGTATCATCACCGCGCAATAG
- a CDS encoding DUF3117 domain-containing protein yields MAAMKPRTGDGPLEVTKEGRGIVMRVPLEGGGRLVVELTPDEAKALGEALDKVTV; encoded by the coding sequence ATGGCGGCCATGAAGCCGCGGACGGGCGACGGCCCGCTCGAGGTGACCAAGGAGGGGCGGGGCATCGTCATGCGCGTTCCGCTCGAAGGCGGCGGGCGGCTCGTCGTCGAGCTGACCCCCGACGAAGCCAAGGCCCTGGGTGAGGCCCTGGACAAGGTCACCGTCTGA
- a CDS encoding DNA-3-methyladenine glycosylase I → MSGVVREPDGVPRCPWGMESPQMADYRAYHDTEWGRPVHGDDALFERVSLEAFQSGLSWITILRRRPGFRAAFAGFRIPEVARFTDADAERLLADPGIIRNRAKIAATLSNARVAAALAPGELDGLIWSYAPDRAARPVPRTVDEVPAVTPESTALAKDLKKRGFRFVGPTTAYAMMQACGLVNDHLADCHVRRTVEAAAR, encoded by the coding sequence ATGAGCGGTGTGGTGCGCGAACCGGACGGCGTGCCGCGCTGCCCGTGGGGCATGGAGTCGCCGCAGATGGCCGACTACCGCGCCTATCACGACACCGAATGGGGCCGCCCGGTCCATGGCGACGACGCCCTCTTCGAGCGGGTGAGCCTGGAGGCGTTCCAGTCCGGGCTCTCGTGGATCACCATCCTGCGCCGCCGCCCCGGCTTCCGGGCCGCGTTCGCCGGCTTCCGCATCCCGGAGGTCGCGCGGTTCACGGACGCGGACGCCGAGCGGCTGCTCGCCGACCCCGGCATCATCCGCAATCGCGCCAAGATCGCCGCGACGCTCTCCAACGCCAGGGTCGCCGCCGCGCTGGCCCCCGGCGAACTCGACGGCTTGATCTGGTCCTACGCCCCCGACCGGGCCGCCCGGCCGGTACCGCGCACGGTCGACGAGGTGCCGGCGGTGACCCCGGAGTCGACGGCGCTCGCCAAGGACCTCAAGAAGCGCGGCTTCCGCTTCGTCGGCCCCACCACCGCGTACGCGATGATGCAGGCGTGCGGCCTGGTCAACGACCATCTGGCGGACTGCCATGTCCGCCGGACCGTGGAGGCGGCGGCCCGCTGA
- a CDS encoding zf-HC2 domain-containing protein has product MSGSGGPSPAEQHLGDRLAALVDGELKHDARERVLAHLATCGKCKAEADAQRRLKSVFAQTAPPGPSEGLLARLQQLPGGDPGGPGSFGRGDFARDGGAFSYVASRNHSGHALAGIAPQPRSRGFRVHEAERPGQRRRFAFAAAGAVSLAAIALGGALPLEASADLPGGRADGNGTTVTPLSVSPAADSNVLLRGDAFPAGRSGAGARQPSGGPTLAPAPGAMSLYGPGAASPSPSYSLPAAAPADRFGLSPRTAPNGPASAYGLTPLTAATGGPPARKNPPPLPPLEPMRPLIGPAAPAGPSAHGSTPAQR; this is encoded by the coding sequence GTGAGCGGCAGCGGCGGTCCGTCCCCCGCCGAGCAGCATCTCGGCGACCGCCTCGCGGCCCTGGTCGACGGCGAGTTGAAGCATGACGCGCGCGAGCGGGTGCTCGCGCATCTGGCGACCTGCGGCAAGTGCAAGGCGGAGGCCGACGCCCAGCGTCGGCTCAAGAGCGTCTTCGCCCAGACCGCGCCCCCCGGCCCCTCCGAGGGGCTGCTGGCGCGGCTGCAGCAGCTGCCCGGCGGTGACCCCGGCGGCCCCGGCAGCTTCGGCCGCGGCGACTTCGCCCGGGACGGCGGCGCGTTCTCCTACGTCGCCTCCCGGAACCACTCCGGCCACGCCCTGGCCGGCATCGCCCCCCAGCCCCGCTCCCGCGGCTTCCGCGTCCACGAGGCCGAACGGCCCGGCCAGCGGCGCCGGTTCGCCTTCGCGGCGGCCGGTGCGGTCTCCCTCGCGGCGATCGCGCTGGGCGGCGCCCTCCCGCTGGAGGCGTCCGCCGATCTGCCCGGCGGACGCGCCGACGGCAACGGCACGACCGTCACCCCGCTCAGCGTCAGCCCCGCGGCCGACAGCAATGTGCTGCTGCGCGGTGACGCGTTCCCCGCCGGCCGTTCCGGGGCGGGCGCACGGCAGCCGTCCGGCGGCCCGACCCTGGCCCCGGCCCCCGGCGCCATGTCCCTGTACGGCCCCGGTGCGGCGTCCCCCTCCCCGTCGTACTCCCTGCCTGCGGCCGCGCCGGCCGACCGCTTCGGGCTGTCGCCGCGGACCGCCCCGAACGGTCCGGCCTCCGCGTACGGCCTCACGCCCCTGACGGCGGCGACCGGCGGCCCTCCCGCGCGGAAGAACCCGCCCCCGCTTCCCCCGCTGGAGCCCATGCGTCCGCTGATCGGCCCCGCCGCCCCGGCCGGCCCGTCCGCACATGGCTCAACCCCCGCCCAGCGCTGA
- a CDS encoding enoyl-CoA hydratase/isomerase family protein, protein MADTVLYDVTDGLATITLNRPDAMNALNIEAKVLLRDTLKEAAADPAVRAVLLTATGRAFCVGQDLKEHIGLLAEDRATGSGVTMNTVREHYNPIVTTLAEMPKPVVAGVNGVAAGAGAGFAMAADYRVVADSASFNTSFAGVALTADSGMSWTLPRLIGQGRAADLLLFPRNISAQEAYDLGIANKVVPAGELAEQAAAVARRLAQGPTAAYAALKESLAYGAGHSLTETLGKEDELQGRAGASEDHRIAVEAFVKKEKPVFLGR, encoded by the coding sequence ATGGCCGACACCGTGCTCTATGACGTGACCGACGGGCTGGCGACGATCACGCTCAACCGCCCCGACGCGATGAACGCGCTGAACATCGAGGCGAAGGTCCTGCTGCGGGATACCCTGAAGGAGGCCGCCGCCGATCCGGCCGTACGGGCCGTTCTGCTGACCGCCACCGGGCGCGCCTTCTGTGTCGGGCAGGACCTCAAGGAGCACATCGGCCTGCTGGCCGAGGACCGGGCCACCGGCTCCGGCGTCACCATGAACACCGTCCGTGAGCACTACAACCCCATCGTGACGACGCTGGCCGAGATGCCCAAGCCCGTGGTCGCGGGCGTGAACGGGGTCGCCGCGGGTGCCGGTGCGGGCTTCGCGATGGCCGCCGACTACCGCGTCGTCGCCGACTCGGCGTCGTTCAACACCTCCTTCGCGGGCGTCGCGCTGACCGCCGACTCCGGGATGTCCTGGACGCTGCCCCGGCTGATCGGCCAGGGCCGGGCCGCCGACCTGCTGCTCTTCCCCCGCAACATCAGCGCCCAGGAGGCCTACGACCTGGGCATCGCCAACAAGGTCGTCCCGGCCGGGGAACTGGCCGAGCAGGCCGCGGCCGTCGCCCGCCGGCTGGCGCAGGGCCCGACCGCGGCCTATGCGGCGCTCAAGGAATCGCTGGCCTACGGGGCGGGGCACTCCCTCACCGAGACCCTCGGCAAGGAGGACGAGCTGCAGGGCCGCGCCGGTGCGTCGGAGGATCACCGGATCGCGGTCGAGGCCTTCGTGAAGAAGGAGAAGCCGGTCTTCCTGGGGCGCTGA
- the dapE gene encoding succinyl-diaminopimelate desuccinylase, translating into MEHSGQHPALDLSLDAAELTARLVDFPSESGNEKDLADAVEHALRALPHLTVDRFGNNIVARTRLGRDERVVLAGHLDTVPIAGNVPSRLDEDGFLWGCGTSDMKSGVAVQLRVAATVPEPNRDLTFVFYDNEEVAAHLNGLGHVAKAHPDWLAGDFAVLLESSDGEVEGGCQGTLRVLLRTTGERAHSARGWMGANALHAAAPILAKLAAYEPRHPVIDGLEYREGLNAVRVEGGVANNVIPDACTVTVNFRYAPDRTPDEAVAHVREVFADCPVEEFVIDDHSPGALPGLSHPAAKAFMEAVGGSARPKFGWTDVSRFSALGVPAVNYGPGNPLLAHKRDERVATERILHCEERLRAWLTA; encoded by the coding sequence ATGGAGCACTCCGGACAGCACCCCGCCCTCGACCTGTCGCTCGACGCCGCCGAGCTCACCGCGCGGCTGGTCGACTTCCCCTCCGAGAGCGGCAACGAGAAGGACCTGGCCGACGCCGTCGAGCACGCCCTGCGCGCGCTGCCGCACCTGACCGTCGACCGGTTCGGCAACAACATCGTGGCCCGCACCCGGCTCGGCCGCGACGAGCGGGTGGTGCTCGCCGGACACCTCGACACCGTGCCGATCGCCGGCAACGTCCCCTCCCGGCTCGACGAGGACGGCTTCCTGTGGGGCTGCGGGACCAGCGACATGAAGTCCGGCGTCGCCGTCCAGCTGCGGGTGGCCGCCACGGTCCCCGAGCCCAACCGCGACCTGACCTTCGTCTTCTACGACAACGAAGAGGTCGCCGCGCACCTCAACGGCCTCGGTCATGTCGCAAAGGCCCACCCCGACTGGCTCGCCGGTGACTTCGCCGTCCTCCTGGAGTCCTCCGACGGCGAGGTGGAGGGCGGCTGCCAGGGCACCCTGCGCGTCCTGCTGCGCACCACCGGTGAGCGCGCCCACTCCGCCCGCGGCTGGATGGGCGCCAACGCGCTCCACGCCGCCGCCCCGATCCTGGCGAAGCTCGCCGCGTACGAGCCGCGCCACCCGGTCATCGACGGCCTCGAATACCGCGAGGGCCTCAACGCCGTCCGCGTCGAGGGCGGCGTCGCCAACAACGTCATCCCGGACGCCTGCACGGTCACCGTGAACTTCCGCTACGCCCCGGACCGCACGCCCGACGAGGCGGTGGCCCATGTGCGGGAGGTCTTCGCGGACTGCCCGGTGGAGGAGTTCGTCATCGACGACCACTCCCCGGGCGCGCTGCCCGGGCTGTCCCACCCGGCGGCCAAGGCGTTCATGGAGGCCGTCGGCGGCAGCGCGCGCCCCAAGTTCGGCTGGACCGACGTCTCCCGTTTCAGCGCGCTGGGCGTCCCGGCCGTCAACTACGGCCCCGGCAACCCGCTGCTCGCGCACAAGAGGGACGAGCGGGTCGCCACCGAGCGCATCCTGCACTGCGAGGAGCGGCTGCGCGCCTGGCTGACCGCCTGA
- the sigE gene encoding RNA polymerase sigma factor SigE, with protein sequence MTNTADRFLPHSRLRSSGGTPAADSATTATFAADADAQAWTPPSWEEIVSTHSARVYRLAYRLTGNQHDAEDLTQEVFVRVFRSLSTYTPGTFEGWLHRITTNLFLDMVRRRQRIRFDALGDDAAERLPSREPSPQQHFNDTHFDADVQQALDTLAPEFRAAVVLCDIEGLSYEEIAATLGVKLGTVRSRIHRGRSHLRKSLKHRAPATRAEEREQRRSLAVVPTGEVGIA encoded by the coding sequence GTGACCAACACCGCTGACCGTTTCCTCCCCCACTCTCGACTCCGCTCGAGTGGGGGGACCCCCGCCGCCGACTCCGCAACGACCGCGACCTTCGCCGCAGACGCGGATGCGCAGGCGTGGACTCCGCCCAGCTGGGAGGAGATCGTCAGCACTCACAGTGCACGGGTCTACCGCCTCGCCTACCGCCTCACCGGCAATCAGCACGACGCCGAGGACCTCACCCAGGAGGTGTTCGTCCGCGTCTTCCGCTCGCTGTCGACGTACACCCCCGGTACGTTCGAGGGCTGGCTGCACCGCATCACGACCAACCTCTTCCTGGACATGGTCCGGCGCCGCCAGCGCATCCGCTTCGACGCGCTCGGTGACGATGCCGCCGAGCGGCTCCCCAGCCGGGAGCCCTCCCCGCAGCAGCACTTCAACGACACCCACTTCGACGCCGATGTGCAGCAGGCGCTGGACACCCTCGCGCCCGAGTTCCGGGCCGCCGTGGTCCTGTGCGACATCGAGGGACTGTCGTACGAGGAGATCGCCGCGACGCTCGGCGTCAAGCTCGGCACGGTCCGCAGCCGGATCCACCGCGGCCGCTCCCATCTGCGCAAGTCCCTCAAGCACCGCGCCCCGGCCACCCGCGCCGAAGAGCGCGAGCAGCGGCGTTCGCTGGCCGTGGTCCCCACGGGGGAGGTCGGAATCGCGTGA
- a CDS encoding S1C family serine protease has product MDDGKAAGPKLKWWSRPGGTARTEPSAGAGPVQEAGADASGTSGAQAAEDWLVRPPEPRGGAAEHRVPGPSKGAIPAETAEETAELARTPDGTAPHATTPHATAPDVAGTPGDGTGGARPEPSTVTLGKVAGGARETATDGPRTAAPDATTAAAATAPAPAEASPLAAVTAGGPAAAPPRQRPRHAEDPYGTPPYGDPGPWAPAPPVQRPVATPAHGTVLPPATGPLPPYGAPAGGYPGPSQSPPPAPPAGHPAAAGTAGEDRPPYAPGAEQHHPAAEPPAAPQSAPGGAAGGGHEPAPQPAAAHTAPLDPAGPHGAWQQYDPWSAPLQGAPVMPPPSAPRRRGPLVAGAVALALLAGGVGGGIGAYVERYGGINDIQLSQDGGDEGGRKPDSVAGIAQAALPGVVTIHVRGSAEQGTGTGFVLDHQGHILTNNHVVEPAADGGEISVTFSGGQTAKARVVGRDGGYDLAVVQVEGVTGLRPLPLGNSDAVRVGDPVVAIGAPFDLANTVTSGIISAKQRPITAGGAKGDGSDVSYVDALQTDAPINPGNSGGPLVDARARVIGINSAIRAADSGSGLEGGAQGGSIGLGFAIPINQAKRVAEELINTGRATHPVIGVTLEMEYAGDGARVSEHSKDGKRPVTPDGPGDRAGIKAGDVITEVDGAPVHSGQELIVKIRSHRPGDTLALTLQRGGKERSVRLSLGSSSTG; this is encoded by the coding sequence ATGGACGACGGTAAGGCCGCCGGGCCGAAGCTGAAGTGGTGGAGCCGCCCGGGAGGCACCGCGCGTACGGAGCCCTCCGCCGGGGCCGGTCCGGTGCAGGAGGCAGGGGCCGATGCGTCCGGCACGTCCGGGGCGCAGGCGGCGGAGGACTGGCTCGTGCGTCCGCCGGAGCCGCGCGGCGGCGCGGCGGAGCACCGCGTACCCGGCCCGTCCAAGGGTGCGATTCCGGCCGAAACGGCCGAGGAGACCGCCGAGTTGGCAAGGACCCCGGACGGCACGGCACCGCACGCCACGACCCCGCACGCCACGGCACCGGACGTCGCCGGGACCCCGGGAGACGGGACCGGCGGTGCGCGCCCGGAGCCGTCGACCGTGACGCTCGGCAAGGTGGCCGGTGGCGCGCGGGAGACGGCGACGGACGGCCCGCGGACAGCGGCCCCGGACGCCACCACGGCGGCCGCCGCGACAGCTCCGGCGCCCGCCGAGGCCTCGCCCCTCGCTGCGGTGACGGCCGGCGGCCCGGCCGCGGCGCCACCACGGCAGCGGCCGCGGCACGCCGAGGACCCCTACGGAACCCCTCCCTACGGCGACCCCGGACCGTGGGCGCCGGCCCCGCCCGTACAGCGGCCGGTGGCGACGCCCGCACACGGCACCGTGCTCCCGCCGGCGACCGGGCCGCTGCCCCCGTACGGCGCCCCCGCCGGGGGCTACCCGGGCCCGTCCCAGTCACCGCCGCCCGCGCCGCCCGCAGGGCACCCGGCCGCCGCGGGGACGGCCGGCGAGGACCGCCCGCCGTACGCCCCCGGCGCCGAACAGCACCACCCGGCCGCCGAGCCTCCCGCCGCCCCGCAGTCCGCCCCCGGTGGTGCTGCCGGGGGCGGGCACGAGCCCGCCCCGCAGCCCGCCGCCGCGCACACCGCCCCCCTGGACCCCGCCGGGCCGCACGGCGCCTGGCAGCAGTACGACCCGTGGAGCGCGCCGCTGCAGGGCGCTCCCGTCATGCCGCCGCCGTCCGCGCCCCGCCGCCGGGGGCCGCTGGTCGCCGGAGCCGTGGCGCTCGCGCTGCTGGCGGGCGGCGTCGGCGGCGGCATCGGCGCCTATGTCGAGCGCTACGGCGGGATCAACGACATCCAGCTGTCGCAGGACGGCGGGGACGAGGGCGGCCGCAAGCCCGACAGCGTCGCCGGGATCGCGCAGGCCGCGCTGCCCGGGGTGGTCACGATCCATGTCCGGGGCAGCGCCGAACAGGGCACCGGCACCGGCTTCGTCCTCGACCACCAGGGACACATCCTCACCAACAACCATGTCGTCGAACCGGCCGCCGACGGCGGGGAGATCTCGGTGACCTTCAGCGGCGGCCAGACGGCCAAGGCCCGGGTCGTCGGCCGGGACGGCGGCTATGACCTCGCGGTCGTCCAGGTGGAGGGCGTCACGGGGCTGCGGCCGCTGCCCCTCGGCAACTCCGACGCGGTGCGGGTCGGCGACCCCGTCGTGGCGATCGGCGCACCGTTCGACCTCGCCAACACCGTCACCTCCGGGATCATCAGCGCCAAGCAGCGCCCGATCACCGCGGGCGGCGCGAAGGGCGACGGCAGCGATGTGTCGTACGTGGACGCGCTGCAGACCGACGCCCCCATCAACCCCGGCAACTCCGGCGGCCCGCTGGTCGACGCCAGGGCGCGGGTGATCGGCATCAACAGCGCCATCCGCGCCGCGGACAGCGGCAGCGGCCTGGAAGGCGGCGCCCAGGGCGGCAGCATAGGGCTGGGCTTCGCCATCCCGATCAACCAGGCCAAGCGGGTGGCCGAAGAGCTGATCAACACCGGCCGGGCGACCCACCCGGTGATCGGCGTGACGCTGGAGATGGAGTACGCCGGTGACGGGGCGCGGGTCAGCGAGCACAGCAAGGACGGCAAGCGGCCGGTCACCCCGGACGGCCCCGGTGACAGGGCCGGGATCAAGGCCGGCGATGTGATCACCGAGGTGGACGGCGCCCCGGTGCACAGCGGTCAGGAGCTGATCGTCAAGATCCGCAGCCACCGGCCGGGGGACACGCTGGCCCTGACCCTCCAAAGGGGCGGCAAGGAGCGGTCCGTTCGGCTCAGTCTGGGTTCTTCCAGCACCGGCTGA
- a CDS encoding DivIVA domain-containing protein: MFWFLLIAMVVVVGAVTLVVVGGGDGGGLRDSEPDRLHDPLPQDRPLGRADVEAVRFPVTVRGYVMNDVDDALDRLGAELAERDARIAELEAALAGAHASAMGGPGLIQDGPPVLGPEQEPREDSVGRTSADGPGPASPEGEERT, encoded by the coding sequence GTGTTCTGGTTCTTGCTGATCGCGATGGTCGTGGTGGTGGGCGCGGTCACGCTCGTGGTCGTCGGCGGTGGTGACGGCGGCGGGCTGCGGGATTCCGAGCCGGACCGGCTGCACGACCCGCTGCCGCAGGACCGCCCGCTGGGCCGCGCCGATGTGGAGGCCGTCCGGTTTCCGGTGACCGTGCGTGGTTACGTCATGAACGACGTCGATGACGCCCTGGACCGCCTGGGCGCCGAGCTGGCCGAGCGCGACGCCCGCATCGCCGAGCTGGAGGCGGCGCTCGCCGGGGCGCACGCCTCCGCGATGGGCGGCCCGGGGCTGATACAGGACGGCCCGCCCGTGCTGGGGCCGGAGCAGGAGCCGCGGGAGGACTCCGTCGGCCGGACATCCGCGGACGGGCCCGGCCCCGCGTCCCCGGAGGGCGAGGAGCGGACATGA
- a CDS encoding TIGR00730 family Rossman fold protein, translating into MASPEGAPVPEEQRLGPVLRRQEQVQAGTTDQRLLDSEGPSEWVHTDPWRVMRIQSEFVEGFGALAELGPAVSVFGSARTPRDAKEYDAGVRLGRALVEAGFAVITGGGPGAMEAANKGANEAGGTSVGLGIELPFEQGMNDYVNLGVDFRYFFVRKTCFVKYARGFVVLPGGLGTLDELFEALTLVQTRKVTRFPIVLFGTAYWSGLVDWLRDTLIAQGKASMHDLELFHLSDDVDEAVALVTKEVGI; encoded by the coding sequence ATGGCCAGTCCCGAGGGAGCACCGGTCCCCGAGGAGCAGCGGCTGGGTCCCGTACTGCGCCGCCAGGAGCAGGTGCAGGCCGGCACCACCGACCAGCGGCTGCTGGACTCCGAAGGCCCTTCCGAGTGGGTGCACACCGACCCCTGGCGCGTGATGCGCATCCAGTCGGAGTTCGTCGAGGGCTTCGGCGCGCTGGCCGAGCTGGGCCCGGCCGTCAGTGTCTTCGGCTCCGCCCGCACCCCGCGGGACGCCAAGGAGTACGACGCCGGGGTGCGGCTCGGGCGGGCCCTGGTGGAGGCCGGGTTCGCGGTGATCACCGGCGGTGGCCCCGGCGCCATGGAGGCCGCCAACAAGGGCGCCAACGAGGCCGGTGGCACCTCCGTCGGGCTGGGTATCGAGCTGCCCTTCGAGCAGGGCATGAACGACTATGTGAACCTCGGCGTCGACTTCCGGTACTTCTTCGTCCGCAAGACGTGTTTTGTGAAGTATGCCCGCGGGTTCGTGGTGCTCCCCGGAGGGCTGGGCACCCTCGACGAGCTCTTCGAGGCGCTCACCCTCGTCCAGACCCGCAAGGTCACCCGCTTCCCGATCGTGCTGTTCGGCACGGCCTACTGGAGCGGGCTCGTCGACTGGCTGCGCGACACCCTCATCGCCCAGGGCAAGGCGTCGATGCACGATCTGGAGCTCTTCCACCTCAGCGACGACGTGGACGAGGCGGTCGCGCTGGTGACCAAGGAGGTCGGGATCTAG